Proteins from one Streptomyces roseifaciens genomic window:
- a CDS encoding caspase family protein, giving the protein MNDPNRHALVVVTGTYGDVGLGALRAPAQDAEELVDVLGDETIGDFDVEVLADPPVQRLRTAVEDFFADRSPKDTLLLHFSCHGVKNSAGKLFLAATDTNRTRLASTAVPAEFVSEQMLDSRAQCAVVFLDCCYAGAFERGMFARAGTDVHVEESFTDLQRTKAKRGRAVFTASSAVEYAFEGDHPVVGKPGAAAGGPSMFTGALVHGLRSGEADRDGDGCIGLAELADYVSERLDGLACRQTPQLWLFGGHGDLPIARSRPRATQASPLPDALATAIESDSRERKLWAVNDLNTVLQGTDLGLALSAHEALSRLERDDSRRVADSAARALEQARPRTATSAVDLGQVPVGEPGEPAHLEVEGPPVVLATLRASAAPWLTTRCATDGLELTAKVQEKGEHTGTLTLQTVTGQLDVQVQVQGMSRDTADTTEPPATDTKPAKDAEPEPKPEPEPEPEPEPEPKPVEQPRREPEIPVVQAWPFFWTAALMCLAFVVPLGTSRNGESIWLVSLAREYQPLQPLSGFVTFALIVISVISCAVTGTLIVRGSAHVRRRRLRQWCGAVALLTALAVLCLVSVLFALGATSRLPLGALALVSGTVLQVIAAVRLHRSSVVNTSPEAALEATRLYARPFLGAAVLMVLALLLPVYQSSRDVWLFQMPYGYVLPTAIGYAVVLVSLASAGACGLMCALTWDDPWPLRRWWVRTWCAAMALLTTAAAVTLFLTKQIQLGLLAFTAGAIVQVWIAVLMWRKHRTSRASRSRPAVSGSD; this is encoded by the coding sequence ATGAACGATCCGAACAGGCACGCCCTCGTCGTGGTGACCGGCACCTACGGCGACGTGGGTCTGGGTGCCCTGCGGGCGCCCGCACAGGATGCGGAGGAGCTCGTCGACGTGCTCGGCGACGAGACCATCGGTGACTTCGACGTCGAGGTACTGGCCGATCCGCCCGTCCAGCGCCTGCGCACGGCGGTGGAGGACTTCTTCGCGGACAGATCCCCCAAGGACACGCTGCTGCTCCACTTCTCCTGCCACGGGGTCAAGAACAGCGCGGGCAAGCTCTTCCTCGCCGCTACCGACACCAACCGGACACGCCTCGCGTCGACCGCCGTACCCGCCGAGTTCGTGAGCGAGCAGATGCTCGACAGCCGCGCCCAGTGCGCTGTGGTCTTCCTGGACTGCTGCTACGCCGGCGCTTTCGAGCGCGGCATGTTCGCCCGGGCGGGCACGGACGTACACGTCGAGGAGAGCTTCACCGACCTGCAACGCACGAAGGCCAAGCGGGGGCGAGCCGTCTTCACCGCCTCCAGTGCGGTGGAGTACGCATTCGAGGGTGACCACCCCGTGGTCGGCAAGCCCGGCGCGGCGGCCGGAGGGCCGTCGATGTTCACCGGTGCGCTGGTACACGGGCTGCGCAGCGGGGAGGCCGATCGCGACGGGGACGGCTGCATCGGCCTGGCCGAGCTGGCGGACTACGTGAGCGAGCGGCTGGACGGGCTGGCCTGCCGCCAGACGCCGCAGCTGTGGCTCTTCGGCGGCCACGGAGACCTCCCCATCGCACGTTCGAGGCCGCGCGCCACCCAGGCTTCCCCCTTGCCCGACGCGCTGGCCACGGCAATCGAATCCGACAGTCGTGAACGGAAGTTGTGGGCCGTGAACGACCTGAACACGGTGCTGCAAGGGACCGACCTGGGCCTCGCCCTCTCGGCACATGAGGCGCTCTCCCGGCTGGAGCGCGACGACAGCCGCCGGGTGGCGGACAGTGCCGCCCGGGCACTTGAGCAGGCACGGCCGAGGACGGCGACCTCGGCCGTCGACCTGGGACAGGTGCCGGTGGGCGAGCCTGGAGAGCCGGCGCACCTCGAGGTGGAGGGCCCGCCAGTCGTACTGGCCACCTTGCGTGCAAGCGCAGCGCCCTGGCTGACGACACGGTGCGCAACCGATGGACTCGAACTGACCGCGAAAGTGCAGGAGAAGGGGGAGCACACGGGAACCCTGACCCTGCAGACAGTAACCGGTCAGCTGGACGTGCAGGTCCAGGTCCAGGGCATGAGCCGTGACACCGCCGACACGACGGAACCACCGGCTACGGATACGAAGCCGGCGAAAGACGCAGAACCAGAACCCAAACCAGAACCAGAACCGGAACCCGAACCCGAACCCGAACCGAAGCCGGTGGAGCAGCCGAGACGCGAGCCCGAAATTCCCGTCGTGCAGGCTTGGCCGTTCTTCTGGACGGCGGCGCTGATGTGCCTCGCATTCGTCGTACCGCTGGGTACAAGCAGGAACGGCGAATCCATCTGGCTCGTCAGCCTCGCGAGGGAGTACCAACCGCTTCAGCCGCTGAGCGGTTTCGTGACCTTTGCGCTGATTGTCATCAGCGTCATCAGCTGTGCGGTGACAGGCACCCTCATCGTCCGCGGGTCCGCTCACGTTCGCCGGCGGCGCTTGCGTCAGTGGTGCGGTGCGGTGGCGTTGCTGACGGCGTTGGCAGTGCTGTGCCTTGTCAGCGTCCTCTTCGCGCTCGGGGCGACGTCCCGCCTTCCGCTCGGAGCGCTCGCCCTTGTCTCCGGCACCGTACTCCAGGTCATCGCCGCGGTGCGACTGCACCGGTCGTCGGTGGTCAACACCTCGCCGGAAGCGGCTCTGGAGGCGACTCGGCTCTACGCCCGGCCGTTCCTGGGGGCGGCAGTGCTGATGGTCCTCGCCCTGTTGTTGCCCGTCTATCAGAGCTCCCGCGACGTATGGCTCTTCCAGATGCCCTATGGGTACGTCCTCCCGACAGCCATCGGCTATGCGGTGGTGCTCGTCTCGCTCGCAAGTGCAGGCGCGTGCGGGCTCATGTGTGCTCTCACGTGGGACGATCCCTGGCCCCTCCGCCGCTGGTGGGTCCGTACATGGTGTGCGGCGATGGCACTGCTGACCACCGCAGCGGCAGTCACTCTCTTCCTGACGAAACAGATACAGCTGGGCCTACTGGCCTTCACCGCGGGAGCGATCGTGCAGGTCTGGATCGCCGTACTGATGTGGCGGAAGCACCGCACATCCCGCGCGTCGAGGAGCCGCCCCGCAGTCTCCGGCAGTGACTGA
- a CDS encoding HEAT repeat domain-containing protein, with amino-acid sequence MTSPEHPLLTAVRNGDTQAVAALLQEEYGTAHARGPHVAAALRLAADALDHRVLDALLKLADLDALDLDGVDADGRTPLLRAVDRGAHDIATALHFAGADPRVTDREGRDALALARHWHTTGTGAGVRRRTVRDGNGEICRELMIGEQTVRDGHTAILTHLESCCGIATPFTELLDRAMAEPEVDHPVWGEAVVAAAGRKGPALPPVWDAAAALRHHPDPLARYFGADVLRCINLYDESGEDEEPPFDTPLVDLFLTWVEQEQDPRVMRPLAAGLADAMDSRAKRTLPALTRYPDPQVRSWAVGGLGRQVQQANTDALAAVLACTRDTDAQVREAACRTLLRARADDPAPCDALAACLSDSEEAVRVTAAVQLALRDDHRGDALLDGLDGTVDRTSPYYWLLYDVWRHRRDR; translated from the coding sequence ATGACCTCCCCCGAACACCCGCTCCTCACGGCCGTCCGCAACGGCGACACCCAGGCGGTGGCCGCCCTGCTCCAGGAGGAGTACGGCACCGCTCACGCGCGCGGCCCGCACGTCGCAGCCGCCCTGCGCCTGGCCGCGGATGCCCTCGACCACCGGGTCCTCGATGCCCTGCTGAAGCTGGCCGATCTCGACGCGCTGGACCTGGACGGCGTCGACGCCGACGGCCGCACGCCCCTGCTGCGCGCCGTCGACCGCGGCGCCCACGACATCGCCACCGCCCTGCACTTCGCCGGGGCCGACCCCCGGGTCACGGACCGCGAGGGCCGTGACGCTCTCGCACTGGCCCGCCACTGGCACACGACCGGCACCGGAGCGGGGGTCCGCCGGCGGACCGTGCGCGACGGCAACGGCGAGATCTGCCGCGAACTGATGATCGGCGAGCAGACCGTCCGCGACGGCCACACCGCGATCCTCACCCACCTGGAATCGTGCTGCGGAATCGCCACGCCCTTCACCGAGCTGCTGGACCGGGCCATGGCCGAACCCGAGGTCGACCACCCGGTGTGGGGGGAGGCCGTCGTCGCGGCCGCCGGACGCAAGGGCCCGGCGCTGCCGCCCGTCTGGGACGCCGCAGCCGCTCTTCGGCACCACCCCGATCCGCTGGCGCGCTACTTCGGCGCGGACGTGCTGCGCTGCATCAACCTCTACGACGAAAGCGGTGAGGACGAGGAGCCCCCCTTCGACACCCCGCTCGTCGACCTCTTCCTCACCTGGGTGGAGCAGGAGCAGGACCCCCGCGTGATGCGGCCCCTGGCCGCCGGACTGGCCGACGCGATGGACTCCCGCGCCAAGAGGACGCTGCCCGCCCTCACCCGATACCCCGACCCCCAGGTCCGGTCCTGGGCGGTCGGCGGCCTGGGCCGGCAGGTCCAGCAGGCGAACACCGACGCCCTGGCCGCCGTCCTGGCCTGCACCCGGGACACGGATGCCCAGGTCCGGGAAGCCGCCTGCCGGACCCTGCTCCGGGCCCGGGCCGACGACCCCGCCCCCTGCGACGCCCTGGCCGCCTGCCTCTCCGACTCCGAGGAGGCCGTACGGGTCACCGCCGCGGTGCAGCTGGCTCTGCGCGACGACCACCGCGGTGACGCACTGCTGGACGGCCTCGACGGCACCGTCGACCGGACGTCGCCGTACTACTGGCTGCTGTACGACGTGTGGCGGCACCGCCGGGACCGGTGA